From one Geoalkalibacter halelectricus genomic stretch:
- a CDS encoding DUF494 domain-containing protein, whose protein sequence is MRDRVLAIVSIITQFILEQNDLLTNENEIVEELLDIGFEADEIDAAFSWMENQTLEPTQPATPCLGVSSQRVFTTREILALSLEARGFLVRLRALGIIDDEMQEEIIERAMTGGEDQVCLKEIKHIAILALFSRAQHQWRKEVDCILDDDWSALYH, encoded by the coding sequence TTGAGAGACAGGGTTCTGGCCATCGTCAGCATCATCACGCAGTTCATCCTGGAACAGAACGACCTGCTGACCAACGAGAATGAAATCGTTGAGGAACTGCTCGATATCGGCTTTGAGGCTGATGAAATCGACGCGGCCTTCTCCTGGATGGAAAACCAGACCCTGGAACCCACCCAGCCGGCTACGCCTTGTCTGGGCGTTTCAAGCCAGAGGGTGTTCACCACCCGCGAAATTCTGGCCTTGTCCTTGGAGGCGCGCGGCTTTCTCGTGCGCCTGCGTGCTCTGGGGATCATCGACGACGAGATGCAGGAGGAGATCATCGAGCGGGCAATGACCGGCGGCGAGGATCAGGTCTGTCTCAAGGAGATCAAGCACATCGCGATTCTTGCGCTGTTTTCCCGTGCCCAGCACCAGTGGCGCAAAGAGGTAGACTGCATCCTCGACGACGACTGGAGCGCTCTTTACCATTGA
- the dprA gene encoding DNA-processing protein DprA — translation MHSNSLSSRELAWLRLSLTPRLGRKTMHRLHQVFGSIEAIVADTTPARLARAGLSPKLAAAIPAAQEERLLAAARRLARGGVRLISYWDADFPPLLAAIPDPPALLYVRGHWPPEPGLAVVGSRRAGAQSRQLTREIARDLAARGVCIISGLARGIDTAAHQGALDADGATLAVLGCGIDQIYPPENRVLFEKIAEVGTLVSEYAPGTPPFAGNFPGRNRIVSGLARGVLVAEAAAGSGSLITAEFALEQGREVFALPGSAHDSSCSGSNALLKQGAHLITEARDILEILWSNLPQAPRTPAAQTPETLSAEDLRVLAPLDATALHIDEIVRRSGLTPMEVSAILLHLELQGSVRQLPGMHYQRVRSG, via the coding sequence ATGCATTCCAATTCATTGTCATCGAGGGAACTGGCTTGGCTGCGCCTAAGCCTCACGCCGCGTTTGGGCCGCAAAACCATGCACCGGCTGCACCAGGTTTTCGGCTCCATCGAGGCGATCGTCGCCGACACCACGCCGGCACGCCTGGCGCGGGCCGGCCTCTCGCCCAAGCTGGCGGCGGCCATCCCGGCGGCCCAGGAGGAGCGCCTGCTCGCCGCTGCCCGGCGACTCGCCCGGGGCGGGGTGCGGCTGATAAGTTATTGGGACGCGGATTTTCCGCCGCTGCTCGCCGCAATCCCCGACCCGCCGGCCCTGCTTTACGTGCGCGGGCACTGGCCACCCGAGCCGGGGCTGGCCGTGGTGGGTTCGCGCCGCGCCGGAGCCCAGAGCCGCCAACTGACCCGTGAAATCGCGCGGGATCTGGCCGCACGCGGCGTCTGCATCATCTCCGGGCTGGCACGCGGCATCGACACCGCCGCGCATCAAGGCGCCTTGGATGCCGACGGGGCCACCCTGGCGGTGCTGGGCTGCGGCATCGACCAGATCTATCCCCCGGAGAACCGCGTCCTCTTTGAGAAAATCGCCGAAGTCGGCACTCTGGTTTCCGAATATGCCCCTGGTACGCCGCCCTTTGCCGGTAATTTCCCCGGGCGCAACCGCATCGTCAGCGGGCTGGCCCGCGGCGTGCTGGTGGCCGAGGCCGCCGCGGGCAGCGGCTCGCTGATCACCGCCGAATTCGCCCTGGAGCAAGGGCGCGAGGTGTTCGCCCTGCCCGGCAGCGCCCATGACAGCTCCTGCAGCGGTTCCAACGCACTGCTCAAGCAGGGAGCGCACCTGATTACCGAGGCCCGCGACATTCTCGAGATTCTCTGGTCGAATCTGCCCCAGGCTCCCAGGACTCCGGCAGCCCAAACTCCGGAAACACTCTCCGCCGAGGACCTGCGGGTGCTCGCGCCCTTGGATGCAACCGCCCTGCACATCGACGAAATCGTGCGGAGAAGTGGGTTGACTCCCATGGAGGTTTCCGCTATTTTACTGCACTTGGAACTTCAGGGGAGCGTCAGGCAGCTGCCTGGAATGCATTATCAACGCGTCCGTTCAGGGTGA
- a CDS encoding LL-diaminopimelate aminotransferase, whose protein sequence is MARLNDNYLKLKAGYLFPEIGRRVKAFTQANPDAKVIRLGIGDVTRPLVPAVVDAFHKAVDDLTRPESFMGYGPEQGYDWLIDTLIEKSYRPLGVDLKTSEVFISDGSKCDCANILDIFDLSNKVAIGDPVYPVYNDTNVMVGRTGEADEKGYYQGIVYMPCTEENNFTPDLPREKVDIIYLCFPNNPTGTVATKDELKKWVDYAIANDAVIFFDAAYEAFITEPGIPHSIYEVEGAKKCAIEFRSFSKTAGFTGVRCALTVVPEEVMATTAKGEKVALNKLWNRRQSTKFNGVSYPVQKAAEAVYSEEGWRQTKEVIDYYMENARIIREGLKAAGITCYGGVNAPYIWLKTPEGMTSWDFFDKLLNECHVVGTPGSGFGPSGEGYFRLSAFGDRENVSAAVERIQRKWGK, encoded by the coding sequence ATGGCACGACTCAACGACAACTACCTCAAGCTCAAGGCCGGCTACCTGTTTCCCGAAATCGGGCGGCGGGTCAAGGCCTTCACCCAGGCCAACCCCGACGCCAAGGTGATTCGCCTGGGCATCGGCGACGTCACCCGTCCCCTGGTGCCGGCGGTGGTCGATGCCTTCCACAAGGCCGTCGACGATCTCACCCGTCCGGAAAGCTTCATGGGCTACGGCCCCGAGCAGGGCTATGACTGGCTCATCGACACCCTCATCGAGAAGTCCTACCGCCCCCTGGGCGTTGACCTCAAGACCTCGGAAGTCTTCATCTCCGACGGCTCCAAGTGTGATTGCGCCAACATCCTCGACATCTTCGACCTCTCCAACAAGGTGGCCATCGGCGACCCGGTCTATCCGGTGTACAACGACACCAACGTCATGGTGGGCCGCACCGGCGAAGCCGACGAGAAGGGCTATTACCAGGGCATCGTCTATATGCCCTGCACCGAAGAGAACAACTTCACTCCCGATTTGCCCCGGGAAAAGGTCGACATCATCTACCTGTGCTTCCCCAACAACCCCACCGGCACCGTCGCCACCAAGGACGAGCTGAAAAAATGGGTGGATTACGCCATCGCCAATGACGCGGTGATCTTCTTCGATGCGGCCTACGAGGCCTTCATCACCGAACCCGGCATCCCGCACTCCATCTACGAGGTGGAAGGGGCAAAAAAATGCGCCATCGAGTTCCGCTCCTTCTCCAAGACCGCCGGTTTCACCGGGGTGCGCTGCGCCCTGACGGTGGTGCCCGAGGAGGTCATGGCGACCACCGCCAAGGGTGAGAAAGTCGCCCTCAACAAATTGTGGAATCGCCGTCAGTCGACCAAGTTCAACGGCGTGTCCTATCCGGTGCAAAAAGCCGCCGAGGCCGTCTACTCGGAGGAAGGCTGGCGTCAGACCAAAGAAGTCATCGACTACTATATGGAAAACGCACGTATCATTCGCGAGGGGCTCAAGGCCGCCGGCATCACTTGCTACGGCGGGGTCAACGCACCCTACATCTGGCTCAAGACCCCGGAGGGCATGACCAGTTGGGATTTTTTCGACAAACTGCTCAATGAATGCCACGTGGTCGGCACCCCGGGCAGCGGCTTCGGTCCGAGCGGTGAAGGCTACTTCCGTCTGTCCGCTTTCGGCGATCGCGAAAACGTCAGCGCCGCCGTCGAGCGTATTCAGCGCAAGTGGGGCAAGTAA
- the dapB gene encoding 4-hydroxy-tetrahydrodipicolinate reductase, with amino-acid sequence MIKIAVTGAAGRMGGRIITAIKEAEGLVLSGAAERSGHAMIGQDAGLVAGCGPLGVSITDDLEQALADAEVLIDFTFPEVTLKNLEICSRLGRKMVIGSTGFTPEQREWVARLAQGIPVVLAPNMSVGVNACFKLLKEAAQILGEGFDVEIVELHHNKKKDAPSGTAVRMGEVVAEAMGRDYNQCAVFHREGMTGERTPEEIGMQTVRGGDIVGEHTVYFIGMGERIEITHRAMSRDMFARGSVRAAQWLGDKAPGLYDMQDVLGLK; translated from the coding sequence ATGATCAAAATCGCCGTTACCGGCGCCGCCGGCCGCATGGGCGGACGCATCATTACCGCTATCAAGGAAGCCGAAGGACTGGTTCTGAGTGGCGCCGCCGAGCGTTCCGGACATGCCATGATCGGCCAGGACGCCGGGCTGGTCGCCGGCTGCGGGCCCTTGGGAGTCAGCATCACCGACGATCTGGAGCAAGCCCTGGCTGACGCCGAGGTGCTCATCGACTTCACCTTCCCCGAGGTCACCCTGAAGAATCTTGAAATCTGCTCGCGCCTGGGCCGCAAGATGGTGATCGGCTCCACCGGGTTTACCCCCGAGCAGCGCGAGTGGGTGGCGCGCCTCGCCCAGGGCATTCCCGTGGTGCTGGCCCCCAATATGAGCGTGGGCGTCAATGCCTGCTTCAAGCTGCTCAAGGAAGCGGCACAGATTCTTGGCGAAGGCTTCGATGTGGAAATCGTTGAACTGCATCACAACAAGAAGAAAGATGCACCCAGCGGCACCGCCGTGCGCATGGGCGAGGTGGTGGCCGAGGCCATGGGCCGCGACTACAATCAGTGCGCCGTGTTTCATCGCGAGGGCATGACCGGCGAGCGCACCCCTGAGGAAATCGGCATGCAGACCGTGCGCGGCGGCGATATCGTCGGCGAGCACACCGTCTATTTCATCGGCATGGGCGAGCGCATCGAGATCACCCACCGCGCCATGAGTCGCGACATGTTCGCGCGCGGCTCGGTACGCGCCGCCCAATGGTTGGGCGACAAGGCGCCGGGGCTCTACGACATGCAGGATGTCCTGGGGCTGAAATAA
- the dapA gene encoding 4-hydroxy-tetrahydrodipicolinate synthase gives MFKGSMVAIVTPFKADGSFDEDTYRKLIDFQIESGTDAIIPCGTTGESATLDFAEHDRVIQVCIEQVAKRVPVIAGTGANSTAEAVTLSKNAKAMGADGLLLVCPYYNKPSQEGIYQHYKAIAAAVDLPQVLYNVPGRTGVNMAAETTVRLAEISNIVAIKEASGNLTQVSEILANAGDKIDVLSGDDFLTFPMLACGAKGVISVSANIVPGQVKAMVAAFFAGDHEKARRLHLELLDLHNAMFIDANPVPVKTSLSLMGKCDAKVRLPLWELSSTNLEKLKTVLRKHQLI, from the coding sequence ATGTTCAAAGGTTCCATGGTCGCCATTGTCACGCCTTTCAAGGCCGATGGCAGCTTCGACGAAGACACCTATCGCAAGCTCATCGATTTTCAGATTGAAAGCGGCACCGACGCCATCATCCCCTGCGGCACCACCGGCGAATCGGCGACGCTCGATTTTGCCGAACATGACCGCGTTATTCAGGTGTGCATCGAGCAGGTCGCCAAGCGCGTGCCGGTGATCGCCGGCACCGGCGCCAACTCCACCGCCGAAGCCGTCACCCTCTCCAAAAACGCCAAGGCCATGGGCGCCGACGGCCTGCTGCTGGTCTGCCCCTACTACAACAAGCCCTCCCAGGAAGGCATCTACCAGCACTACAAAGCCATCGCCGCGGCCGTGGATCTGCCCCAGGTGCTCTACAACGTTCCCGGGCGCACCGGCGTCAACATGGCCGCGGAAACCACCGTGCGCCTGGCCGAAATCTCCAATATCGTCGCCATCAAGGAAGCCTCCGGCAACCTGACCCAGGTCAGCGAGATCCTCGCCAACGCCGGGGACAAGATCGATGTGCTCTCGGGCGATGACTTTCTCACGTTCCCCATGCTGGCCTGTGGCGCCAAGGGAGTGATCTCCGTCTCCGCCAACATCGTGCCCGGACAGGTCAAGGCCATGGTCGCGGCTTTTTTCGCCGGCGACCACGAGAAGGCCCGGCGCCTGCACCTTGAACTGCTCGACCTGCACAACGCCATGTTCATCGATGCCAACCCGGTGCCGGTCAAGACCTCGCTTTCGCTGATGGGCAAGTGCGACGCCAAGGTGCGCCTGCCCCTGTGGGAACTGAGCAGCACCAACCTGGAAAAGCTCAAAACCGTGCTGCGCAAGCACCAACTGATCTGA
- the lysA gene encoding diaminopimelate decarboxylase has product MHFFQYKGNELYAEDVALRDIVAQVGSPVYVYSQATLERHFKAFDEAFSGTPHTICYSVKANSNLAILKTLIRMGGGVDIVSGGELYRALQAGVDPQKVVYSGVGKRDDEIEYALNSNILMFNVESEQEIDRLNEIAGRLGKKAGIALRVNPNVDPQTHPYITTGLKKAKFGITMEDAVREYKRAAQMKNLEILGIDCHIGSQLTKVEPFVDSIKKLKVLIGELKESGINLKYLDLGGGLGIQYDAEEPPLPADYGSAIQAETKDLGLHLIFEPGRNIAGNAGILVAKCLFTKARDEKNFIIIDAGMNDLARPALYGSFHGVQPVVKDQDGLVVADIVGPICETGDFLIKERNVPMFKQGDLMAFMSAGAYGFTMSSNYNSRPRVAEVLVNGDKFAVIREREKVEDLVRGESIPAWL; this is encoded by the coding sequence ATGCATTTTTTCCAGTACAAAGGCAATGAACTCTATGCTGAAGACGTCGCCCTGCGCGACATCGTGGCCCAGGTGGGCAGCCCGGTCTACGTTTACTCCCAGGCGACTCTCGAACGGCATTTCAAGGCCTTCGACGAGGCCTTTTCCGGCACTCCGCACACCATCTGCTATTCGGTCAAGGCCAACTCCAACCTGGCGATCCTCAAGACCCTGATCCGCATGGGCGGCGGCGTCGATATCGTTTCGGGCGGTGAGCTCTACCGCGCCCTGCAAGCCGGCGTCGACCCTCAAAAAGTGGTGTATTCCGGGGTGGGCAAGCGCGACGATGAAATCGAATATGCCCTCAACAGCAACATTCTCATGTTCAACGTCGAATCCGAGCAGGAAATCGACCGCCTCAACGAAATCGCCGGGCGCCTGGGCAAAAAAGCCGGCATCGCGTTGCGCGTCAACCCCAACGTCGACCCCCAGACCCATCCCTACATCACCACCGGTCTGAAAAAAGCCAAATTCGGCATCACCATGGAGGATGCCGTCCGGGAATACAAGCGCGCCGCTCAAATGAAGAACCTGGAGATCCTCGGCATCGACTGCCACATCGGCAGCCAGCTGACCAAGGTCGAGCCCTTCGTCGACTCCATCAAGAAACTCAAGGTTCTCATCGGCGAACTCAAAGAGTCGGGCATCAATCTGAAGTATCTCGATCTCGGCGGCGGTCTCGGCATCCAGTACGACGCGGAGGAGCCGCCCCTGCCCGCCGATTACGGCAGCGCCATCCAAGCCGAAACCAAGGATCTCGGTCTGCACCTGATTTTCGAGCCGGGGCGCAACATCGCCGGCAACGCCGGCATCCTGGTGGCCAAATGCCTCTTCACCAAGGCTCGCGACGAGAAGAACTTCATAATCATCGACGCGGGCATGAACGATCTGGCGCGCCCCGCCCTCTACGGCAGCTTTCACGGCGTGCAGCCGGTGGTCAAGGATCAGGACGGATTGGTGGTCGCCGATATCGTCGGGCCCATCTGCGAGACCGGCGATTTTCTCATCAAGGAGCGCAACGTGCCCATGTTCAAGCAGGGCGACCTGATGGCCTTCATGTCGGCGGGCGCCTACGGCTTTACCATGAGCAGCAACTACAACAGCCGCCCGCGTGTGGCCGAGGTGCTGGTCAACGGGGACAAGTTCGCCGTGATCCGCGAGCGCGAAAAGGTGGAGGATCTGGTGCGCGGCGAGTCGATCCCCGCCTGGTTGTAG
- a CDS encoding fibronectin type III domain-containing protein yields MRFYRCGLVPKILFFAALLLVLGACGKKGPVRPLTVLDPAAPETFSAEQVGESILLSWGPPTHNQDGSPLTDLAGFRIYRLAFPADDPCPECREEQAVLVAELALDYLPSGSRFGDQLFLFDTRVAVATGYLYRIQAVNLKNRPGAPARARLILTEPPPPPAKAAATGHDRLVRLHWSPVTALPQDARLLGYHLYRRTGEAPFSPLPLTQTPLTETAFEDFAVANDQTYGYAVRTVIEHDGRRIFSGRSAEVRVVPRAGR; encoded by the coding sequence GTGAGATTTTATCGCTGCGGGCTTGTGCCAAAAATTCTGTTTTTCGCCGCTCTGCTCCTGGTGCTCGGCGCCTGCGGCAAGAAAGGTCCGGTGCGCCCGCTGACCGTGCTCGACCCCGCCGCGCCGGAGACCTTCAGCGCCGAGCAGGTGGGCGAAAGCATCCTGCTTTCCTGGGGCCCTCCCACCCACAACCAGGACGGCTCGCCCCTGACGGATCTGGCCGGGTTTCGCATCTATCGCCTGGCCTTTCCCGCCGATGATCCCTGCCCCGAGTGCCGGGAGGAGCAAGCCGTCCTGGTCGCCGAACTTGCCCTCGACTACCTGCCGTCCGGCAGTCGCTTCGGCGACCAGCTCTTCTTGTTCGATACCCGGGTTGCCGTGGCAACCGGTTACCTTTACCGCATCCAGGCCGTCAACCTGAAAAACCGCCCCGGGGCCCCGGCCCGCGCCCGCTTGATTCTCACCGAACCGCCCCCACCGCCGGCCAAGGCGGCGGCCACCGGCCACGATCGGCTGGTGCGCCTGCATTGGAGCCCGGTCACCGCGCTACCGCAGGACGCACGTTTGCTCGGCTACCACCTGTACCGCCGCACGGGCGAGGCGCCTTTTTCGCCCTTGCCCCTGACGCAGACCCCCCTGACGGAAACGGCCTTCGAGGATTTTGCCGTGGCCAACGACCAGACTTACGGCTACGCGGTACGCACGGTGATCGAGCACGACGGCCGCCGCATTTTCTCCGGCCGCTCCGCGGAAGTTCGGGTGGTTCCGCGGGCGGGGCGCTGA
- the argH gene encoding argininosuccinate lyase — translation MAQDKLWGGRFSQPTDKFVEEFTASIAFDQRMYRYDIQGSIAHARMLAKQSIISAADAEQIISGLEGILADIEAENFDFKVSLEDIHMNIEARLIERIGPVGGKLHTARSRNDQVALDVRLYLRDELQAIAVYLDALQQALLDQAEANLAVIMPGYTHLQTAQPVLFAHHLLAYYEMFRRDAGRLADVAKRLDELPLGAGALAGTTFPIDREYVAEQLGFAGVTRNSLDTVSDRDFAIEFCAAASILMMHLSRLSEELILWSSADFNFVELSDAFCTGSSIMPQKKNPDVPELVRGKTGRVYGNLMSLLTLMKSLPLAYNKDMQEDKEPLFDTIDTVKGSLKIFADMIAKLRVKAENMRTAAARGYSTATDVADYVVRKGLPFRQAHEVVGKTVRYCVETGKDIPELSLAEFQQFSPLIEADIYDFVTLEASVNARRATGGTAREAVEREIRRARQERQAKS, via the coding sequence ATGGCACAGGATAAACTCTGGGGCGGACGCTTCAGCCAACCCACCGACAAGTTCGTCGAGGAATTCACCGCCTCCATCGCCTTTGATCAGCGCATGTACCGCTACGATATCCAGGGCTCCATCGCCCATGCGCGCATGCTGGCCAAACAAAGCATCATCAGCGCCGCGGACGCCGAGCAGATCATCTCCGGTCTTGAAGGTATCCTCGCCGACATCGAAGCGGAAAACTTTGACTTCAAGGTCAGCCTCGAGGACATCCACATGAACATCGAGGCGCGGCTCATCGAACGCATCGGCCCGGTGGGCGGTAAACTGCACACCGCGCGCTCACGCAACGACCAGGTGGCCCTCGACGTGCGCCTCTATCTGCGCGATGAGCTGCAGGCCATCGCCGTCTACCTCGATGCCCTGCAGCAAGCCCTGCTCGACCAGGCCGAGGCGAACCTGGCGGTCATCATGCCCGGCTACACCCACCTGCAGACCGCGCAGCCGGTGCTTTTCGCCCACCACCTGTTGGCTTATTACGAGATGTTCCGCCGCGACGCCGGGCGCCTGGCCGATGTGGCCAAGCGCCTCGATGAACTGCCCCTGGGCGCCGGCGCCCTGGCCGGCACCACCTTCCCCATCGACCGCGAATACGTCGCCGAGCAGCTCGGCTTCGCCGGGGTCACCCGCAACAGCCTCGACACCGTCTCCGACCGCGACTTCGCCATCGAGTTCTGCGCCGCCGCCTCGATTCTGATGATGCACCTCTCGCGGCTCTCCGAGGAGCTGATTCTGTGGTCCTCGGCGGATTTCAACTTCGTCGAGCTCAGCGACGCCTTCTGCACCGGCAGTTCCATCATGCCGCAGAAGAAAAACCCTGACGTGCCCGAGCTGGTGCGCGGCAAGACGGGGCGCGTCTACGGCAACCTCATGAGTCTGCTGACCCTGATGAAATCCCTGCCCCTGGCCTACAACAAGGACATGCAGGAGGACAAGGAGCCGCTCTTCGACACCATCGACACGGTCAAGGGCAGCCTCAAGATCTTCGCCGACATGATCGCGAAGCTGCGCGTCAAGGCGGAAAACATGCGCACCGCCGCCGCGCGCGGCTACTCCACTGCCACCGATGTCGCCGACTACGTGGTACGCAAGGGCCTGCCCTTTCGCCAGGCCCATGAGGTGGTGGGCAAGACGGTGCGCTATTGCGTGGAAACCGGCAAGGACATCCCCGAGCTCAGTCTCGCGGAGTTCCAGCAGTTTTCACCCCTGATCGAGGCCGATATCTACGACTTCGTCACCCTGGAGGCCTCGGTCAATGCGCGCCGCGCCACCGGCGGCACCGCGCGCGAAGCGGTGGAGCGCGAGATTCGTCGGGCGCGGCAGGAGAGGCAAGCTAAGTCTTGA
- a CDS encoding NUDIX domain-containing protein, with protein sequence MLRPCDHLPMEFKKQQAIKTSVVACVIDEQERVLLTRRCIEPFCSLWVMPGGKIDHGESILAALHREVREEVGIEIHVEGLIDVFEHIEVGERRDHFVILYYRAAPLSLELNPNGSECTEAIWALKDCLPKMALPPGGRHILTRVFPDLPWEQPRPADIDLNEELPGGLLKSPSQS encoded by the coding sequence ATGCTGCGCCCCTGCGACCACCTGCCTATGGAATTCAAGAAGCAGCAAGCCATCAAAACCTCCGTGGTCGCCTGTGTCATCGACGAACAGGAGCGGGTGCTGCTGACCCGGCGCTGCATCGAGCCCTTTTGCAGTCTCTGGGTCATGCCCGGCGGCAAGATCGACCACGGCGAGTCGATCCTGGCCGCCCTGCATCGCGAAGTGCGCGAGGAAGTCGGCATCGAGATCCACGTCGAAGGCCTCATCGATGTTTTCGAGCACATCGAGGTGGGCGAGCGCCGCGATCATTTCGTCATCCTCTATTACCGGGCCGCGCCCCTGAGCCTCGAACTCAACCCCAACGGCTCCGAATGCACCGAGGCCATCTGGGCGCTCAAGGACTGCCTGCCGAAGATGGCCCTGCCACCCGGCGGCCGGCATATTCTCACCCGCGTCTTTCCCGATCTGCCCTGGGAGCAGCCGCGCCCCGCCGACATCGACTTGAACGAGGAACTCCCCGGCGGCCTACTCAAATCACCGAGCCAGAGCTGA
- a CDS encoding argininosuccinate synthase, whose translation MSKKESVKKVVLAYSGGLDTSIILKWLVEEYGCEVIAYSADLGQGEELDHIPEKAKKTGASSCHILDLKEEFARDFVFPMFRANAIYEGRYFLGTSIARPLIAKAQMDIAAQESADAVSHGATGKGNDQVRFELAYYHFDPAIKVIAPWREWELKSRTALEDYAKKHGIPVPTSKKFPWSSDRNLLHISFEGDILENPWAEAPEEMYVLTVRPEDAPDQPEYVEVEFEKGDAVAVNGERLSPAKLLAKLNELGGKHGIGRVDLMENRYVGMKSRGVYETPGGTILEEAHRAVESITMDREVMHLRDSLVPRYAEMIYNGYWFSPERKVLQALIDESQKTVNGKARIKLYKGHCRVVGRQSDTDSLFNVDFATFEADEVYNQADAEGFIKLNALRMRIAAIQRQNKK comes from the coding sequence ATGTCCAAAAAGGAAAGCGTTAAAAAAGTCGTTCTGGCCTATTCGGGGGGCCTTGACACCTCGATCATCCTCAAGTGGCTGGTGGAAGAATACGGCTGCGAAGTCATCGCCTATTCCGCCGACCTCGGCCAGGGCGAGGAACTCGACCACATTCCGGAAAAAGCCAAGAAAACCGGCGCTTCCAGCTGCCACATCCTCGATCTCAAGGAAGAGTTCGCCCGCGATTTCGTCTTTCCCATGTTCCGCGCCAACGCCATCTACGAAGGCCGCTACTTCCTCGGCACCTCCATCGCCCGGCCGCTGATCGCCAAGGCGCAGATGGACATCGCCGCCCAGGAGAGCGCCGACGCCGTCTCCCACGGCGCCACGGGCAAGGGCAACGACCAGGTGCGTTTCGAATTGGCCTACTACCACTTCGATCCGGCCATCAAAGTCATCGCGCCCTGGCGTGAGTGGGAGTTGAAGAGCCGCACCGCCCTCGAAGACTACGCCAAGAAGCATGGCATTCCCGTTCCGACCAGCAAGAAGTTTCCCTGGAGTTCGGACCGCAACCTGCTGCACATCTCTTTTGAGGGCGACATCCTGGAGAACCCCTGGGCCGAGGCCCCCGAGGAGATGTACGTGCTCACCGTGCGCCCCGAGGATGCGCCCGATCAACCCGAATACGTCGAGGTCGAATTTGAAAAGGGCGATGCGGTGGCGGTCAATGGCGAGCGACTCTCCCCCGCCAAGCTGCTGGCCAAGCTCAACGAATTGGGCGGCAAGCACGGCATCGGTCGCGTCGACCTCATGGAAAACCGCTACGTCGGCATGAAGAGCCGCGGCGTCTACGAAACCCCGGGCGGCACCATTCTCGAAGAGGCGCACCGCGCCGTGGAATCCATCACCATGGACCGCGAGGTCATGCATCTGCGCGACTCCCTGGTGCCGCGCTACGCCGAGATGATCTACAACGGCTACTGGTTCTCCCCCGAGCGCAAGGTGCTGCAGGCGCTCATCGACGAGTCGCAGAAGACCGTCAACGGCAAGGCGCGCATCAAGCTCTACAAGGGCCATTGTCGGGTGGTGGGCCGTCAGTCGGATACGGACAGCCTGTTTAACGTCGACTTTGCCACCTTCGAGGCCGACGAGGTCTACAACCAGGCCGATGCCGAGGGCTTCATCAAGCTCAACGCCCTGCGCATGCGCATCGCCGCCATCCAGAGACAGAATAAAAAGTAA
- a CDS encoding RDD family protein codes for MTLTCPECGFSREVPSDRLPSSAARVTCPRCAAVFSYPGGAARQDTASLGTETSQDYAKVSDNAAATGENLALRPKAGFWMRAVAALIDVSLVSLVQTVLGGFLGWAARAVLGPGTETTHLLILTLALFNFVLWQTYKIFFTGYCGQTPGKMALRIQVVRQDGAPVGFPRAFARELVGKFISGLLLGLGFLMVAFDAQKQGLHDRLAATYVIKL; via the coding sequence ATGACCCTGACGTGCCCTGAATGCGGCTTCAGCCGCGAGGTCCCCAGTGACCGCCTACCGAGTTCCGCGGCGCGGGTGACCTGCCCGCGCTGCGCGGCGGTATTTTCCTATCCGGGCGGCGCCGCTCGGCAAGACACCGCTTCGCTCGGGACGGAAACTTCCCAAGATTATGCTAAGGTTAGTGATAACGCCGCCGCTACAGGGGAGAACCTGGCCTTGCGCCCCAAGGCGGGATTTTGGATGCGCGCGGTCGCGGCGCTGATCGACGTAAGCCTGGTGAGCCTGGTGCAAACGGTGCTCGGCGGCTTTCTCGGCTGGGCGGCTAGGGCGGTGCTCGGCCCCGGAACCGAAACCACGCACTTGTTGATCCTGACCCTGGCTTTGTTTAATTTCGTCCTCTGGCAGACCTACAAGATCTTTTTCACCGGCTATTGCGGGCAGACCCCGGGCAAAATGGCGCTGCGCATCCAGGTGGTGCGCCAGGACGGCGCCCCGGTCGGTTTTCCCCGCGCGTTCGCTCGCGAACTGGTCGGCAAATTCATCTCGGGGCTGCTGCTGGGCCTGGGTTTTCTCATGGTGGCCTTTGATGCGCAGAAGCAGGGACTGCATGATCGCCTGGCCGCCACCTACGTCATCAAACTCTAA